In Liquorilactobacillus hordei DSM 19519, the following proteins share a genomic window:
- the rpmG gene encoding 50S ribosomal protein L33, whose product MRTNIILECKETRERLYLTSKNKRNTPEALKLMKYSPRLKQRALFVEVRK is encoded by the coding sequence ATGCGCACAAACATTATTTTAGAATGTAAAGAAACTCGGGAACGTCTCTACCTGACAAGTAAGAATAAGCGGAATACACCTGAAGCTCTCAAACTTATGAAGTATTCACCACGCCTCAAACAACGTGCACTTTTCGTTGAAGTTAGAAAATAA
- a CDS encoding type 1 glutamine amidotransferase, with the protein MGKFILQHVPFEKPGILEQLNAKIIKMYEGDHSLPKAADVELMIVLGGPMGVNDNYDWLIAEKELIGEVIALHKPVLGICLGAQLIAQVLGADVYPNENGKEVGFKEIKRQVNAYSFLPTELKVLHWHGDTFDLPDKAIRLYSSDACYNQAFIYQEKVIGLQFHMETTTATLKGLVEADSEYIDGNVFGYSEKEILNAQIPAQNEQVLLKMVDYIIK; encoded by the coding sequence ATGGGTAAATTTATTTTACAGCATGTTCCATTTGAAAAACCAGGTATTTTAGAGCAGCTAAATGCAAAAATCATTAAGATGTATGAAGGTGACCATTCTCTCCCAAAAGCAGCAGATGTTGAATTAATGATTGTTTTAGGAGGACCGATGGGTGTTAATGATAACTATGATTGGCTTATTGCGGAAAAAGAATTAATTGGAGAGGTTATTGCTTTACACAAACCAGTCTTAGGAATTTGTCTAGGTGCGCAATTAATTGCACAAGTATTGGGAGCAGATGTTTACCCAAATGAAAATGGTAAAGAAGTTGGTTTTAAAGAAATAAAAAGACAAGTGAATGCTTACTCTTTTTTACCAACAGAGTTAAAAGTTCTTCATTGGCATGGCGATACTTTTGATTTACCAGATAAGGCGATCAGATTATACAGTTCGGATGCTTGTTACAACCAAGCATTCATTTATCAGGAAAAAGTAATTGGATTACAGTTTCATATGGAGACTACGACAGCCACATTAAAAGGACTGGTTGAGGCTGATAGTGAGTACATTGATGGTAATGTTTTTGGTTATTCTGAGAAAGAAATCTTAAATGCTCAGATTCCAGCACAAAATGAACAAGTCTTGCTGAAGATGGTTGATTATATAATAAAATAA
- a CDS encoding S66 peptidase family protein produces MNIGFYTSSTPITVLSPKRFERAQKFLKEKGVKLIPGSLTGRIDGYRSGSIIERAQEINGLIHNPEVEIIMSTIGGTNTNAVLPYIDYGYLAKHPKIFVGYSDTTALLLAVTTKVPQCRVLYGPALVSSFGEWEPLVGETWNYFTEVVNLENNAKITLQAPNYWTDEKINWENFEHEKDMTPNKWHYIKEPVLEGRIIGGNLNTMYGLIASEYFPNFTQNDILLIEDSEKDASTVEKNFVMLKLAGVFDNIKGIVLGKHALFDDEGSGKKPIDILQEVLGSKKLPIIYDYDSSHTVPMITTPLGTHVRIDAETMSVEFIN; encoded by the coding sequence ATGAATATTGGCTTTTATACAAGTTCAACACCAATTACTGTTTTGTCACCTAAAAGATTTGAACGTGCTCAAAAATTCTTGAAAGAAAAAGGTGTTAAATTGATACCCGGCAGTCTTACGGGAAGGATAGACGGATATCGTTCTGGTAGTATTATTGAACGTGCACAAGAAATTAATGGACTGATTCATAATCCTGAAGTTGAGATTATCATGTCAACAATTGGAGGAACAAATACAAATGCTGTATTGCCATATATTGACTATGGCTACCTAGCAAAACATCCTAAGATTTTTGTTGGCTATTCAGATACAACAGCGTTATTGTTAGCGGTGACAACTAAGGTACCTCAGTGTCGAGTTTTGTATGGACCAGCACTTGTTTCTTCCTTTGGTGAGTGGGAACCGCTTGTTGGGGAAACATGGAATTATTTTACAGAAGTTGTTAATTTAGAAAATAATGCAAAAATTACGTTACAAGCACCTAATTATTGGACCGATGAAAAAATAAATTGGGAGAATTTTGAGCATGAAAAGGATATGACTCCCAATAAGTGGCATTATATAAAGGAGCCAGTTTTAGAAGGAAGAATTATTGGTGGCAATCTTAACACGATGTATGGTTTGATTGCCTCTGAATATTTTCCAAACTTCACTCAGAATGATATTTTATTGATTGAAGATTCCGAAAAAGATGCTTCAACAGTTGAAAAAAACTTTGTGATGCTTAAGTTAGCGGGGGTTTTTGATAATATTAAGGGAATTGTATTGGGTAAACACGCTCTTTTTGATGATGAGGGGAGTGGCAAAAAGCCAATCGATATTTTACAAGAAGTGTTGGGTAGTAAAAAATTACCAATTATTTATGATTACGATAGTTCACATACTGTTCCAATGATAACCACGCCATTGGGGACACATGTGAGAATCGATGCAGAAACAATGAGTGTGGAATTTATAAACTAA
- a CDS encoding putative metal homeostasis protein has protein sequence MSTKTDLSTAYRMLKSPNIKTRKRALKILHDSRKNKARNK, from the coding sequence ATGTCAACTAAAACTGATTTATCTACAGCTTACCGCATGCTTAAAAGCCCTAACATCAAGACCAGAAAACGTGCATTAAAAATTCTGCATGATTCTCGTAAAAATAAAGCTAGAAATAAATAA
- a CDS encoding shikimate kinase has protein sequence MKIIIIGNCGSGKSTLSKQIAAQLNYPLLQLDNLWHQTNYSTDAKEWFIQKQIKFMQQDNWIIDGNYRSTMSLRLQQADVIIWLKISKFRAIWRIIKRSILFRINKKTRPEMPEQFKEHFDREYLEFLKFVFSYDEKQISEVIKVNRTDQSNLVIVRKKADKKKIVNLIENEYQIV, from the coding sequence ATGAAAATAATAATTATTGGAAATTGTGGGAGTGGTAAGTCCACCTTGTCTAAACAGATTGCGGCACAACTGAATTATCCATTATTACAACTTGATAATTTATGGCATCAAACAAATTACTCAACTGATGCGAAAGAATGGTTTATCCAAAAACAAATTAAATTTATGCAACAAGATAATTGGATTATAGATGGGAACTACCGCTCGACAATGAGTCTACGTCTTCAACAAGCAGATGTTATTATCTGGTTGAAGATCAGCAAGTTTAGAGCTATCTGGCGAATTATTAAACGTTCAATATTATTTAGGATAAATAAAAAAACACGACCGGAAATGCCAGAACAGTTTAAGGAGCATTTTGATCGGGAGTATTTGGAATTTTTGAAGTTTGTTTTTTCTTATGATGAGAAACAAATTTCCGAAGTAATTAAAGTTAACAGAACAGATCAAAGTAACTTAGTGATTGTTAGAAAAAAAGCAGATAAGAAAAAAATTGTGAATTTAATAGAAAACGAGTATCAAATTGTCTAA
- a CDS encoding LysR family transcriptional regulator → MRIQQLHYLEKIAETGSMNEAAKQLFISQPSLSQAMKELEKEYKIQLFYRSKLGITLTAEGREFINYSRSVLDQVNLLNERFGKEAVRKQIFSVSGQHYAFVVHAFVELVKKLGKDEYNFTLRETQTENVLNDIQTFRSELGVIYLNDFNRTVLMRLISEKNLEFIPLFIAHPHVFVGRDNPLTNKKRITLADLEDYTYLSYEQGDTNSFYFSEEILSTLQHRKAIQISDRATIFNLMVGLNGYTISSGIISSELNDEKIVAIPLDVPDRMTLGYLKSKKIELSDTAKDYLDLLKQHIRGYGFEIIGE, encoded by the coding sequence ATGAGAATCCAACAATTACATTATCTTGAAAAAATTGCTGAGACAGGTTCAATGAATGAAGCAGCTAAACAACTTTTCATTAGCCAGCCCTCTCTTTCTCAAGCAATGAAAGAACTTGAAAAAGAATATAAAATCCAACTTTTTTACCGTAGTAAGCTTGGTATCACATTAACTGCAGAAGGGCGCGAGTTCATCAACTACTCACGAAGTGTACTAGACCAAGTCAACTTGCTAAATGAACGATTTGGTAAGGAGGCTGTTCGTAAACAAATTTTTAGTGTCTCTGGTCAGCACTATGCATTCGTTGTCCACGCTTTTGTTGAATTAGTTAAAAAACTTGGCAAAGATGAATATAACTTTACATTGCGCGAAACACAGACTGAAAATGTTCTAAATGATATTCAAACTTTCAGAAGCGAACTTGGTGTAATCTATCTGAATGATTTCAACCGAACCGTCTTAATGCGGCTGATTTCTGAAAAAAATCTTGAATTCATTCCATTATTCATTGCTCATCCCCATGTCTTTGTTGGCCGTGATAATCCTTTAACTAACAAAAAAAGAATTACTCTTGCCGACCTTGAAGATTACACGTACCTTTCTTATGAGCAAGGTGATACCAATTCATTTTATTTTTCAGAAGAGATTCTTAGCACGTTGCAACACAGAAAAGCGATTCAAATCAGTGATCGTGCGACAATTTTTAATCTGATGGTCGGTCTCAATGGCTACACCATCAGTTCTGGAATTATTAGTAGTGAGCTCAATGATGAAAAGATTGTCGCAATTCCATTGGATGTACCGGATAGAATGACCCTTGGATATCTTAAAAGTAAAAAAATTGAACTTAGTGATACCGCTAAAGACTACTTAGACTTATTAAAACAACATATTCGTGGATACGGTTTTGAGATTATTGGAGAGTAA
- a CDS encoding cobalamin-independent methionine synthase II family protein: MTVDKFQLVGSLLRTPELLEYKNRIEHRDDIKYPFYNDLPGYKETESKAISKIIQSQIEHNLSVITDGEYSKSMWHLDFLWGFKGIERYIADHGYTFKDHDDSTFETRKDIGIKITGPLSGKNHHFIDIFKEIKEQAQGRTVKTTVWGAAHAVTELTVFDGLFGEDQVYKTKDDLKDGVIKAYKEFLDDYQAAGGEIVQFDDCLWELFADDNESSFFADGTQGLEDLADEFVAINNAVVDYGHKLGLKIWTHNCRGNYESRHAAGGSYNAIAEKFLRDQHYDRFFLEWDDDRAGDISALEVLRNKPNVEVVLGLLSSKTNTLDDEKRVYRLLDKASQIIPKDRLFISHQCGFASCDSGNELTISQQWAKITQGQEIAKNFWSTATIN, from the coding sequence ATGACAGTTGATAAGTTTCAGTTAGTTGGTTCATTACTACGAACACCAGAATTGCTTGAATATAAGAATAGGATTGAACATCGTGATGATATAAAGTATCCATTCTATAATGATTTACCAGGTTATAAAGAAACAGAGTCTAAGGCAATCAGCAAAATTATCCAGTCTCAGATTGAACATAACTTGAGTGTGATTACTGATGGAGAGTATTCTAAATCAATGTGGCATCTTGATTTTCTATGGGGATTCAAAGGAATTGAACGATATATTGCTGATCATGGGTATACGTTTAAGGATCATGATGATAGTACTTTTGAAACTCGTAAAGACATTGGTATCAAGATTACTGGACCTTTGTCAGGAAAAAATCATCATTTTATTGATATCTTCAAAGAAATCAAAGAACAAGCACAAGGAAGAACAGTCAAAACAACTGTATGGGGCGCAGCTCACGCAGTTACCGAATTAACAGTTTTTGATGGCCTTTTTGGAGAAGATCAAGTTTATAAAACAAAAGATGACTTAAAAGATGGTGTAATTAAAGCATACAAAGAATTTTTAGATGATTATCAAGCAGCCGGTGGAGAAATTGTTCAATTCGATGATTGTTTGTGGGAACTTTTTGCAGATGACAATGAAAGTAGCTTTTTTGCAGATGGGACACAAGGATTAGAAGACTTAGCTGATGAATTTGTTGCAATTAATAATGCAGTTGTTGATTATGGTCACAAGTTAGGCTTGAAAATCTGGACACATAATTGTCGTGGTAATTATGAGAGTCGTCATGCTGCAGGTGGTTCATATAATGCAATTGCTGAGAAATTCTTACGTGATCAACACTATGATCGTTTCTTCCTAGAATGGGACGATGATCGTGCAGGGGATATTTCGGCACTTGAAGTCTTGCGCAACAAACCAAATGTTGAAGTTGTTTTAGGGTTACTTTCAAGTAAAACTAATACATTGGATGATGAGAAACGTGTCTACCGTTTATTGGATAAGGCTAGCCAAATTATTCCAAAAGATCGATTATTTATTTCACATCAATGCGGTTTTGCATCATGTGACTCAGGTAATGAGTTGACGATTTCACAACAATGGGCCAAAATTACACAAGGTCAAGAAATTGCTAAGAACTTTTGGAGTACAGCAACAATCAACTAA
- a CDS encoding zf-HC2 domain-containing protein produces the protein MKVTCNVIRDLIPLYVENMLSDDSRKLIEEHLKNCPDCNSFLKNNIEESYTTVSNTVEDARPLVKIKKRLQKRRLLAIIISFLVTAIFMTLLFSYLTAPEYLKNNQKNVTVQKIDNSKILLKFGSKVNGYEIFRTGGNQKSGYIYSLTAWSTIWDTKIRKQKAGNVILNAKGEKVKSIYYYHEDGSEDKLIYGKELYKDGESVTLPRLFLMYYLLIAIILIVIESILLFAFRKKRQLFRKILYIWFLPICYVVADFMINGLSQSSYSAEKKFFEILLIMMILYLILLAVIEFFKGQKETVK, from the coding sequence ATGAAAGTAACATGTAATGTCATAAGGGATCTAATTCCACTTTATGTAGAAAATATGTTAAGCGATGACTCAAGAAAGCTCATAGAGGAGCATCTCAAAAATTGTCCGGATTGCAATAGTTTTTTGAAAAATAATATAGAAGAAAGCTATACAACGGTTTCAAATACAGTTGAAGATGCACGACCGCTGGTAAAAATAAAAAAAAGACTTCAAAAGAGAAGATTACTTGCAATTATAATCTCGTTTTTAGTAACCGCTATATTTATGACTTTACTATTTTCGTATTTAACAGCCCCTGAATATTTGAAGAATAATCAAAAAAATGTGACAGTCCAAAAAATTGATAATAGTAAAATACTTTTGAAATTTGGCAGTAAGGTAAACGGATATGAAATTTTTCGGACTGGAGGAAATCAAAAATCTGGTTACATCTATAGTCTCACTGCATGGAGTACCATTTGGGATACCAAGATAAGGAAGCAAAAAGCAGGCAATGTAATTTTGAACGCAAAAGGAGAAAAGGTTAAGTCAATTTATTATTATCACGAAGATGGATCTGAGGATAAGTTAATTTATGGTAAAGAACTATATAAAGATGGAGAAAGTGTCACATTACCAAGACTCTTTTTAATGTACTACCTGTTGATTGCAATAATCCTCATAGTTATCGAAAGCATTTTATTGTTTGCTTTTCGCAAAAAAAGGCAATTATTTAGAAAAATATTATATATTTGGTTCCTACCGATTTGTTATGTTGTGGCAGACTTCATGATAAATGGATTATCACAATCTTCTTATTCAGCAGAGAAAAAATTTTTTGAAATCTTATTAATTATGATGATATTGTATCTTATTTTATTGGCAGTTATTGAGTTCTTTAAAGGACAAAAAGAAACTGTTAAATAA
- a CDS encoding HIT family protein, with the protein MKKLSCVFCQWEQLTIILENDLAVGFKDIRPVSKGHLLIIPKRHRTNYFDLSEEELLAINELIHSGKELLDNQFAPDGYNIGVNVGTYGGQTVMHCHFHIIPRYIGDDPHPAGGIRKLLPKGQEKI; encoded by the coding sequence ATGAAAAAATTATCTTGTGTTTTTTGCCAGTGGGAGCAGTTAACAATTATTTTAGAAAATGATTTGGCGGTTGGATTCAAGGATATCCGTCCCGTAAGTAAGGGACACCTTTTAATCATCCCTAAACGGCATCGAACAAACTATTTTGATTTAAGTGAAGAGGAATTATTGGCAATAAACGAATTAATACATAGTGGAAAAGAATTATTAGATAATCAATTTGCGCCTGATGGGTACAATATCGGTGTTAATGTTGGTACATATGGGGGTCAGACAGTGATGCACTGTCATTTTCATATAATACCAAGGTACATTGGAGATGATCCCCATCCTGCTGGGGGAATTAGAAAACTATTGCCAAAAGGACAAGAAAAAATATAA
- a CDS encoding DUF998 domain-containing protein translates to MAGNSSLATAIIMLGAIIGTILFTFFFIIDRKNPHNEFTKNVYWRNFPVIVISFTLILALCLVSAMWLLGVLFKGAVFDNFTASIILFVFCTLINLVMIHFALTIDGNMLSTILTLVIISGVVISMAVNNRRYWWQHNLSFLGTNQASSGWQFNATLILSALLMLALIDYLFVSLHDTYAHTWKLWLLRILLTMVAINLGLVGVFPNDASFHMLHDHVALFLIYFVLILIIGIRWLLPEITKEFILLSYAVGILLIISEFLFSIIGYFSLTAFEIISFMLSFGWLLLVFNYIERLIGNNTQSYIHLK, encoded by the coding sequence ATGGCTGGTAACTCTTCATTGGCCACTGCAATCATCATGTTAGGTGCAATTATTGGTACCATTCTTTTTACTTTTTTCTTTATCATTGATCGGAAAAATCCGCACAATGAATTTACAAAAAATGTGTACTGGCGAAATTTTCCAGTTATCGTTATTTCTTTCACACTAATCCTTGCTCTTTGCCTTGTTAGTGCAATGTGGTTACTAGGTGTTTTATTTAAAGGGGCAGTATTTGATAACTTTACAGCTAGTATTATTCTTTTTGTATTCTGTACTCTTATCAATCTTGTTATGATTCACTTTGCATTAACAATTGATGGCAATATGCTCTCAACAATCCTTACACTTGTAATCATTAGTGGAGTCGTCATCTCAATGGCGGTCAATAACAGACGCTATTGGTGGCAACATAATCTCAGCTTTTTAGGAACCAATCAAGCATCAAGTGGATGGCAGTTTAATGCAACTCTTATCTTGTCTGCACTCTTGATGTTAGCGTTAATTGACTACTTATTTGTAAGTTTGCATGATACTTATGCTCATACATGGAAACTTTGGCTTTTGCGTATCTTATTAACAATGGTTGCAATTAATCTAGGTTTAGTTGGGGTTTTTCCTAACGATGCTTCTTTCCACATGTTGCATGATCATGTGGCTCTTTTTCTGATTTACTTTGTGCTGATCTTGATTATCGGAATTCGTTGGCTACTACCTGAAATAACGAAAGAATTTATACTGCTATCTTATGCAGTGGGAATATTACTGATCATCTCGGAATTTCTTTTCAGCATTATTGGCTACTTTTCTTTAACTGCCTTTGAAATTATTTCTTTCATGCTTTCATTTGGCTGGTTATTATTAGTATTCAACTATATTGAAAGGCTGATTGGCAACAATACTCAGAGTTATATCCACCTTAAATGA
- a CDS encoding type I restriction endonuclease subunit R: MNEAKFETDLIQYITSGTIDKPSGENTTLKEEPVDYIVKTKKWKYEPQIKNTEQLWRNFKQILEQHNQNTLEHELSTVEFNQVKKIISDIQTPYEAGQFLYGLNGVSQIEIDLDDGRHVFLTIFDQKQIGAGDTVYQVVNQIERPAVIIGRQKRRFDTTLLINGLPIIQIEEKRDTHDVNEALNQMNQYAEENQYRDIFSTLQIRVAITPNNVKYMANTTPDKFNTDFAFNWQRKSDNSIVRNWKEFADSMLSIPMAHQMATNYMILDGTKNKQMLKVMRPYQVYATQKVIEGLKHVDFELGINKIGYIWHTTGSGKTITSFKTAWLASRMPKIDKVVFVVDRIALTNQTNENYKAYDPDSTDSIDGSIQNTSNTTDLSRKLKSKDNSIIVTSVQKLDTLVKRQSFKAPNKNIVFIVDEAHRSTGGDSFKNIQKSFRKSAWVGYTGTPMFDETTTGLRTEDVFGPLLHAYTIREAIADRNVLGFKVDFETTINEEEMKDKYLPNFYRNRYPKWTEEKIQEKIINLSPDDMDDAVEPSFYDENPDHVHEVVKDIFKNWRNRSVEGKYNALLTTHVGGGKASIPMAIMYFEEFQRVNELNRTEGKQTLKVAVTFSQNTSNSNNMLKTNNGLFDAISSYNTQFGTNFGMDDVTGYTQDVTSRLNKSASDGNFLDLVIVVDQLLTGFDAPELNTLYVDRTLKGAGLIQAYSRTNRIADMQAKPWGRIVNYRWPAQNERLMNHALAIYANKDSAILSDEERNKQNIKDGITAPEFKNVFSDTKEVVTNLSHLTSEFTQLPPSEKKKDTMLGLLHEYNKGMAKLKQYNSEEVGGENEGFNYDNPDELIEALGMTSEQEVMLTTVLTNELKLIISKNKKIPIYQIELRMTHIKDVKIDYDYLTELVERLLNEVHEGKTEEAKETQRKINQFANGLDDRNYATKITNAAVAIIKGHFPPSDSDFTYPAKLKDSERVIEAANNVSLDRTLLDFRVKWGITEIITSVQMRELFSRHRFGLQDLDDTGQIRDIIAKASAEYKMLAHDKDIQKFSKIKYRNGLREAIYELADELTES; this comes from the coding sequence ATGAATGAGGCGAAGTTTGAGACAGACTTGATTCAATACATTACAAGTGGAACAATTGATAAACCTAGTGGTGAAAACACAACACTTAAAGAAGAACCTGTAGATTACATAGTTAAAACAAAAAAATGGAAATATGAACCACAAATTAAAAATACTGAACAATTATGGCGTAATTTTAAACAAATTTTGGAGCAACATAATCAAAATACGTTAGAACATGAATTGAGTACTGTTGAATTTAATCAAGTTAAGAAAATTATTTCTGATATCCAAACACCATATGAAGCAGGTCAGTTTTTATATGGTTTAAATGGTGTATCACAAATTGAAATTGATTTGGATGATGGGCGTCATGTATTTTTAACTATATTTGACCAAAAACAAATTGGTGCAGGTGATACGGTTTATCAAGTAGTTAATCAAATTGAAAGACCTGCAGTGATTATTGGAAGACAAAAGCGACGGTTTGATACAACTCTTTTAATCAATGGATTACCAATTATTCAAATTGAGGAGAAGCGTGATACGCATGATGTGAACGAAGCGTTGAACCAAATGAATCAATATGCAGAGGAAAACCAGTATCGTGATATTTTCTCAACACTTCAGATTCGAGTTGCAATTACGCCGAATAATGTCAAGTATATGGCCAATACGACCCCAGATAAGTTCAACACAGACTTCGCATTTAATTGGCAGCGAAAAAGCGATAATAGTATTGTGCGTAATTGGAAGGAATTTGCAGATTCAATGCTTTCTATACCGATGGCTCATCAAATGGCGACCAATTACATGATTTTGGATGGAACTAAAAATAAGCAGATGCTTAAGGTTATGCGCCCATATCAAGTATATGCTACACAAAAAGTTATTGAGGGCTTGAAACATGTGGATTTTGAGCTTGGCATTAACAAAATTGGGTATATCTGGCACACAACAGGTTCAGGGAAAACAATTACTTCTTTTAAAACAGCCTGGCTTGCAAGCCGGATGCCAAAAATTGATAAAGTAGTCTTTGTAGTTGACCGAATTGCCTTAACTAATCAGACAAATGAGAATTACAAGGCATATGATCCGGATTCTACTGATAGTATTGATGGAAGTATTCAAAATACAAGTAATACAACTGATTTAAGTCGTAAACTGAAATCAAAAGATAATAGTATTATTGTAACTTCAGTTCAGAAGTTAGACACATTAGTTAAACGGCAATCGTTTAAAGCACCAAATAAGAATATTGTTTTTATTGTTGACGAAGCCCATCGTTCAACTGGAGGAGATTCATTCAAGAATATTCAAAAGTCTTTTAGGAAATCTGCTTGGGTTGGTTATACTGGAACACCAATGTTTGATGAAACGACGACAGGCTTGCGCACAGAAGATGTTTTTGGTCCTTTATTACATGCTTATACTATCCGAGAGGCGATTGCTGATCGTAATGTTTTAGGATTTAAAGTGGATTTTGAAACAACGATTAATGAGGAAGAAATGAAGGATAAATATCTACCAAATTTTTATCGTAATCGATACCCTAAATGGACAGAAGAAAAAATTCAAGAGAAGATTATCAATTTATCACCAGATGATATGGATGATGCCGTAGAACCAAGCTTTTATGATGAAAATCCAGATCATGTTCATGAAGTCGTTAAAGACATCTTTAAGAATTGGCGCAATCGCTCAGTTGAAGGTAAGTACAATGCCTTGCTGACAACACACGTTGGTGGAGGGAAGGCCAGTATTCCTATGGCAATAATGTACTTTGAAGAATTTCAACGAGTGAATGAACTTAATAGGACTGAAGGAAAACAAACCCTAAAAGTTGCAGTTACTTTTAGCCAAAATACATCCAATAGCAATAATATGCTTAAAACTAATAATGGACTTTTTGATGCTATAAGCAGTTATAACACCCAATTTGGTACAAACTTTGGGATGGATGATGTAACGGGATATACACAAGATGTTACTTCACGCCTAAATAAATCAGCTAGTGATGGTAATTTTCTTGACTTAGTCATTGTTGTTGACCAACTCTTGACGGGCTTTGATGCACCAGAGCTCAATACACTTTATGTTGATCGGACATTAAAAGGTGCAGGTCTGATTCAAGCATATTCACGTACAAACCGGATTGCTGATATGCAAGCAAAACCATGGGGACGGATTGTAAATTATCGTTGGCCAGCACAAAATGAAAGATTGATGAACCATGCATTAGCAATTTATGCTAATAAAGATTCAGCCATTTTATCTGATGAAGAACGAAATAAGCAAAATATAAAAGATGGGATCACAGCACCTGAGTTCAAGAATGTATTTTCAGATACGAAGGAAGTTGTTACAAACCTCTCACATCTGACAAGTGAATTTACACAGTTGCCACCTTCAGAGAAGAAAAAAGATACAATGCTTGGTTTGCTTCATGAATATAACAAAGGCATGGCTAAATTGAAACAATATAATTCTGAAGAAGTGGGTGGTGAGAATGAGGGATTTAACTACGATAATCCTGATGAGTTAATAGAGGCTTTAGGAATGACTTCTGAACAAGAAGTCATGCTGACAACTGTATTGACAAATGAGTTGAAATTGATTATTTCTAAGAATAAGAAGATTCCAATTTACCAGATTGAACTGCGGATGACACACATCAAGGACGTTAAAATCGATTATGATTACTTGACGGAATTGGTTGAAAGATTGTTGAACGAAGTACATGAAGGTAAGACAGAAGAAGCTAAGGAGACACAAAGAAAAATTAATCAATTTGCAAATGGTTTGGATGACCGAAATTACGCAACTAAGATTACTAATGCAGCAGTTGCAATTATCAAAGGTCACTTTCCTCCAAGTGACTCTGATTTTACCTATCCGGCTAAACTAAAAGATAGTGAAAGGGTTATTGAAGCTGCCAATAATGTCAGTCTGGATAGAACGCTGCTTGATTTTCGTGTGAAATGGGGAATTACGGAAATCATAACAAGTGTACAAATGCGTGAACTCTTTAGTCGTCATCGCTTTGGTTTACAGGACTTAGATGATACCGGACAAATTCGTGACATTATCGCAAAAGCAAGTGCTGAGTATAAAATGTTGGCGCATGACAAGGATATCCAAAAGTTTTCGAAGATTAAATATCGTAATGGGTTACGCGAGGCAATTTATGAGTTGGCTGATGAATTAACGGAAAGTTAA